ATGAGCGCGGTGTCGATTGCGATGGCATCACTACTCACGACGGCGCGGCCAACAATCCTCGGTGAAGCTGCGTTCGAGGCCATGCTGCACCGTTCCAGCACGCCGCCAAGGCGAAGACACCAGAAGCTTTGACGGTCCTGGTCGATGCCGCGCGCGCGACCCGATGGCAAGAGCTGCCGGAGGCCTTAGGACCCCTTGCTAAATATGCCGCGCCAAAATGGCTGGCGGCAATTGCGACGCCTGGCGTAAGGATGCTGATTGCAGTTTGCTCATGCGGCTGCCAGCTTAATATTTTGTACGGACATAAGTCCCGTAGGAGCCATAACACTGGTAGCCCGCTCTATTCTTGTGCGGCCGCAACTCGCTGTCGTGAGCCTTGCGCTCGAACAGCTTTCCGCACACCGTGCAGCGAAACACATAGGTTGGGCCACCGCTCGCTGTCCGCGACCGGCGTCGGGTCGAGGTTCGAGGCGCTACAATTCCCGCGGGGCGTGATGTCGGAGGAATTGACTGCGGGCCCGCCGGTGTCAGCTCGATGGGATAACGCGGCGAGAAGGTCGTCTGCGTCTGCGAAACCCCTAGAATGCTGTCGAGGCGATAACTGCGCGGTTGACCATCTTCTGCACGAACGGCCATCAACAGAACATCGCCCGCTCGGGAGCGGCGCAGAGAGTAAGCTTCGATGGCGCGTGTCGAGCGTTTGCCCTTTTGATCGCGATAGTCGATGTTGACCAACAGGCGGTTAGCGGCGGCGAACCGAATACTCTCGATGAAGGCCTGACCGGATAAGCCAGCCGGCAGGCTGATGATGCGCTGACGAATGATTTCTTCCGTCGCCCCGCCCATAGGCGGCATTGTCGGTAGAACCGTCGCTGTAACCCGGCCGTGAAGCCAACCAAATATCTCCGGCAGAGTATCCCAGAAAGATGTGATTGGCAGCAGGGCGGGAAGTTGGTGATTCAGCATGCCGGACCAACCGGCCTCAACATCCCCCCGGTGCGGCTCGATGTCGGAGAGCTTCGGCAGCTGGATGCCCTTGAAGAGACATTTCTCCCGCAAAACCGCAACAAATTGGTGCTGCTCGGGACGAGCATCGGTATTGCGATAGAGATTGACGACGTCGTAAAGGTCTCGAGGCCGGGTACGCTCGGCAAGCGCTCTGAACTTTTCGGCGAAGGCTTCGACGTAATCGTAAGCGAGCACCTCGATTCCTTCTTCGGGCGCATCGGAATAAGGATGGAAAATTTCGACGGTCTCGGGCGGCAGGACGACGCGTTCGTCGGCGGTCAGGTCTAGTTTGATACGCGGCAAGGGCCGGGTTGGTGAAACCGGCCCCTTGTAGCTGATCTTGCCCTGGCAGGAGATTTGGCCACGCGGGTTGCGATAGATATCGAACTCCTGCTGATCGGCAGGGATTTCAATGCCTGTCTCTTCATAAACCCAGGTACCAACCTCGGCAAAGACGCGTTTGAGAAACGCTTCGTCAAGATGGGCCTCGTCACGGAGCGTGAAGTCAAGATCCTCGGAAAAGCGATAGGTTTCAAAGAAGCATTTCTTGAGACAGGTGCCGCCCTTGAAAATCCATTTCTCGGCGAGCTCCTCGTGAGCGTAGATGCCGGCAAGCATCCAGCCGAGGACATAGTCCTTTTCGATGACATGCGGTGTGAGCGACGTCTGCGCGGCAAGATCAAGGATTTCGCGCTTGTCGATCAACTGACGTCTCCGGTAGCCCAGGATAGGGGAATGAGGAGCCGCCATCTTGAGATGAGTCGCTTGCATTCCAAAGCAGGATCAAGCTTGGCATTGCCGGCCGTGAGCCTTGTGCGACATTGCTCCGCAAGCCCCCTTCCGTCATCCTGCCTGTCGGCTAGGAAGCCAAGGCGTTTGAATACAGCGCCATTTCCGAGCAGGTCGGCATATTCGATCAATTTTTGATCGCTGCGATCGGGCCGTTTGAAGTACGTGCTCAGGCAGTCGTTGACCTGCTGAATGCCCCCGCCCATGGCTGGATCGTCGAGTATGTCGACGATGGTCCGGTGCACATCGGAAACAGGCACCTTCGTGTGATGTCGCCAGACAGGTTTAGTACCGAATATCTTCTCGGCTTTCACGTGTTTGAGCGAAAAATCAAAGCCGTGCCGTTTTTGGTGCTTCGTACGGATGACCTGGCCTGTCACCACCACGATATCCTTGAAAATCTGCTCGGTAAGATCCCAGTGCTCGGCGGCAGTGCGACCGCCAACGTAGGCTGGCGCGAAAAGCGCCGGCACAAGAACCCAGCCATCATCAAGAACACGTTCCGCACCAAGTGTATCGATGGATGCAGCAATGTAAGCACCAGTTCCGACCCGGCTGAGCCAGCCTTGCTCGCGCCAGCGGGCAAGCCGCTTGGCCGCCTCGACCCGTGAAATGGCAAGCGCCTTCTCGACGTCGACGATGTGGATGACATCCCCCGAGGCAGCAAGGACGCGCTGAAGTTGGGCACGGCCCTGAGGAAGGCGATATTGGGCATGTTCTTTCATATGATAAACTTCGCAAAAATGTAGAAAAATTGCGTATACAATATCCTACCCTCTTAATTCAAGTATGCTATTTTTCGCAAAAAATGCGAATTTTTACATACAAACTATCTTTGATCAAGTAGGCTTCTTCCCGACATCAGGTCAATCGCCGTTTGGTGATCATCTGACTCGAACAGATGCCCGCAGCGAGCCATCGTGACTTGAAGGCTGCTAAGGCCAGCACGCCGCGATAGCTGCATGTGAAGCTGAAAGAGAAACAAGGCGGGCGCGAACGCGTATCGCGCGGTAGCCATTGTTCGGGCGGACATACTGACTGACAAGATTCTGCCTCCACTAATGCCAAAGGAAAAGTCTTCTGCATACGCGCCGAAATTAAAGGTCTTCTGCGCGGCTTGAATCGCAGCGTTCCGCGCGTCGAAGATTGGAGGCGGCAGACTCGCTGGCATTGCGCTCGTCGCGCATCCGGCCGTTGATGGGGAAGACGGCCCCGCTCCCTCGGAGCCGGCGATATACTGCCGATGCACGGAACCGCTAACAGGAGCCATTGACCAATGGAAGTCGCGACAATTGGGTTGGACATTTCGAAGCACGTATTTCACGTCCATGCAGTTGACAGCAAGGGCCAAATAACCAGTCGCCAACGCCTCCGGCGAGGCGAGATCGTGTCGTTCTTCTCCTCGATCGAGCCGTGTCTGGTCGGCATCGAAGCCTGCGCCACCGCTCACCACTGGGCCCGCGAGTTCAGCGGTTTGGACACGAGGTGAAATTGATTCCGCCTGCCTATGTAAAACCTTATGTGCGGCGAGGAGCTAAGAACGACGCCGCCGACGCGGCCGCGATCTGCGAAGCGGTGACCCGCCCCAATATGAGGTTCGTTCCGATCAAGAGCGTCGAGAACCAGGGCTTCCTGATGCTTCATCGCGCAAGAGGCCTGCTGGTCCGCCAGAGAACCATGACGGCTTGTGCCATTCGAGCTCACTTCGCTGAGTTCGGAATCATTGTCGGGCAAGGCCGGCAACGGGTGGACGGTCTGGTGGACTTATTGGATGACGAGGCCCTGTCGTTACCAGCCAATGCTCGTCTGGCACTCGCCGCTCTCGTGAACCAACTGAAGGAATTGGACCAGCAGGTCGAGGCCATCGAGCGTGAGCTGGCTCTCATCCAGAGAACTAATCCGATGGCGAAGTTGTTGTCCTCCATTCCCGGCATTGGTCCCATAACGGCCACGGCTCTCGCTGCGACCGTGCCGGACCCGACAATGTTTCGCTCCGGGCGAGAGTTCGCGGCCTGGCTTGGCCTGACACCTAAGCAGAATTCAACTGGCGGGAAGGATCGGCTGGGCAGAATAACAAAACAGGGCGATTCCTATCTCAGGCACTTGCTTGTGATCGGAGCACGTAACGTCGTTCGGTACCCAAAGGCACGCTCCAGGGTCGGAGGCGGCTGGATCGAAGCCCTGCTTGAACGGCGTCGGCCCATGGTGGTCGCCATCGCCGTTGCCAACAAATTGGCCCGGATCATCTGGGCAATGATGACCACCGGGGAATTCTATCGGCCTAAGCTCGCGGCTTAACTTTCCGCGTATCCTGGCCACCTTATGGTGTGAGGGCAAATGACAGCATGATGGAAACCGGCGGAGCTGGGGATCGAGCAAGCCCGAAGAGCTTTAAGCGCACAAGCGCGACCCGTTGATGAGGCCTCGATCCGCGATCTCCATCAGGGCCCGCGGCCATGGCATCGGTCGCACTAACAGGCCGTATACATGAACGCACCCGACCGGTATCCAAAGTATGCTGCCAAAAATCCCTTGCATCCGCGGGGCCGTCTATACATGAAGCTCTCGACAAAGCCGTTCTGCATCGGCTTTCCCGGTGCGATGAAGTGCCAGTCGATGGCTGTGTCCTTGCATCAGGCGAGCATGGCGTTGCAGGTGAACTCAGTGCCATGGTTCGGACACGATCATTCCTGGCTTGCCACGCCGCTCGACGATCGCCGTCACTTCGCGGGACACGCGCCGCCCCGAGATCGACGTATCCGGAATGGCGCCGAGACACTCCTTGGTCACGTCGCAAGCTCCCAATGCCGGCATCTATCGATGCATGGGTTGTCACCGCGAGATCGGCATTGCGTCGGGACACGTCTTGCCGCCGCAAGGACATCATTCGCACACGATGGCGCAAGGATCGATCCGATGGCGATTGATTGTGTACGCAGATCATCAACCGAAATGATTTATTCCAAATGAAAGTCCGATGAAAGTCGGACTTTCATTTTTCGACAGCGTCGCTCGGCTGACCGCTGCTGATGCCGAGCATGCCTGGAGTTACGGCAATCCTTCTAGGTTGGTTGGGGGGTGAACAAGTGTCTTGAATCGTATACATACGGATACTACCCTGAGCCGAGGCACAGCACGATATCACCGGTCTTCATTTCATTGGAGCTTGTACAATCGCACCCGCCTCCATTCTGCCATGGGGTACATCGCCTCGATCGACACGGAGGCAGAAGCTTGAATCTGTTCACCCCTTGGGACGATCGCGCCGCCCCTCTAATACGAGGCGACGGGTCGCTTCCGAATTCAACAGATGAATTGAGCAGATCGCCTGGACTGCCCTTTTGCTAGTTTCCCGTTCCGCTTCCGGTTTCAGAGCAAGCATAAGCATCCGAGATCAGCTTGTAGCAGCCACATGCCCTTTGCTCGAGGCCCTTGCGTTCATCGATCTCCAAGACGCCGCGCCCCTTGCGGATCAACCCTTGCGCTTCGAAGCGGATCAGGGTCTCCGTAACTCCAGCTCGGCGCAATCCCAGGACGGACGAAAGGTAATCATGGGTAACCGGAAGCACATGATCACCTACAGCGTCACTCGCCAGGCAAAGCCAGCTCGCGAGCCGCTTTTCGCGACCATGCCGAACGCCGCACAGTCCAGTCTGAGCGCAATGCAAGGCGAGCGCTTGGCTATACCGAGAAAGATGTTCTCTTATCTCAGGACGCTCATTCATTACCCGACGCAGATCCTCGACGCGAATTCTGCGAGCGGTTCCGAGAAAGAGCACAACGTACTGGTATGTCGAAAGATGTCCTCCGACCAAGAGCGAAGCGCCGGCCGCCGCTCGATGCCCGAGTATCGCCGTTTCAAGGACGCTTCCCGCCGCCACGATCCTGAGCGAGACGAGACCAGAATCGATAAAATAGACATGGCCAAGGTGCCCTTTCGGCTCCTGCAGCACCATGCGTTCTCTCAAGACGACCGGCTCAAGGAACTCCTTTATGTCTGCGAGCGCTTGGGGAGAAATTCTCTCCAGGATCGTATTTTTAAGGAACGACCGCGTATGCGGACGCATCTCGGCAGACTGACGAAGGATTTGCGGTGTGCCGGCTCTCTCGTTGAGAGCTGCCTGTTCCGTGCTGTCAAGCGCCTCCAAGAACGCGGGCACGTGCTTGGTCATAGTGCCGTCCGTCTCCTAGCATGTCGAGTTCTGCGGCTGCCGCGTTAATTGTAGCGATGTTTTGTTCGTCATTAATGCAATGAATCCGGGCTTGACGCTCAAATACCGCTGCCACGCATCGCTTTCCGCCGGATTCCAACCGCTCGCGGCCTGATGGACGCGTCGACGAAAATTCCTCGCAACAGCACCAACGGCCTACCTTTAGGCTTTGGCAATCTGGCCTGCGCATCCGGCGAATGACGGTAGCATCCGCCACTGCCGAAGAGGCGGATCGGCTTGCGTTGCGGGGCGAGGTTTGCTCCGGCGGTTCGAATCAATGCTGATCTCTGCACGACGGATGGTGATCGATTGCAGGGATGCATTCGTGTGAATCGGGCCTCGCCGAGCCGAGAAACGCCGTCGCAGCTACCGACTCCAGGGCGGCAGAACGGCTATGTTTTGTTCAGTTAAGTCGACGTGACGGCGATCATTGAAATGGGTCATCAGGCGGCTTGATCGCAGCTTAGAGCCCGATCGTGTCGCTCATAAGGGTGCTGCAGGCGGCCGGTAACGGGCTCGCCCGCCACATGCTCATCGAATGCGCCTCGCCCTGTCGGCATCCTGCCCAAGAGCGGAACAAGGAGGCTATACCGGCTCGAGCAGGCACGGCGGTGCAAAGACACAGATCCGCCTGATGGATCGCTAGTGGAAGCAACCCATGGCGCCAACTACGCCAAGGACCGGCGAACGAAATTGGATGAGCTGCCCTTTTTTTCGGTAGGGCGACTACCCCAATTCTTGCCTGTATCCTCCATCTGCAAGAGCGAGACCGTCGCGACTAACGCGCTGCAAGTTGTAAGTGGCGGGTACCAGAAAACGATGTTGGCTCAGATTGTGAGCGATACGGAACTTGCATCGAACAAAGAGCACCAAACTCAAAACCTGCATTCAGATCGAGGCTGCACATGGCATGTTCCGATGATCGTCACTCCCCAAAATACTTTCAGTTGCAGCAATTGGCGCGCCAACGCTGGGATCAGAGAACTTGCGCTGAGGTCGACTATATCAAACCGGCAGCAGCTGCCCATGTAACTTCTGCCCGTTCTCCTGAATAGCTTGATGCGATTTCTGATTACTGCCGAGCCGGCGCATCATGTCGCAATTGCCACAGACATCTGAGTTCGATTGCTCATGCTACGTAACCATCCGGCCAGGTTAGTCGCACCAAATCGGAGCATCTCGCGCCAAGCTGACGGCTCTGTCGAGATATTATGCCCGGGACAAGCCCTTGGCAGGCGCTTTAGTGCCAAAAGATGAAGGAGACGAGAGTGACCACCCAGGACCCAGCCCTTAGAATTCGTGTCCCCGAACATCCTGCTGAGCGGATATTCGTCGAGCGCTGGTCGCCGCGTGGGTTCACCCAGGACTCAATTCCGATAACAATTCTGAACACCTTCTTCGAGGCCGCTCGATGGGCGCCGTCAGCGTTCAACTCCCAGCCATGGCGATTCCTCTATGCCTTGCGCAGCCAGTCAGAATTCCAAACCTTTCTTGCTCCTTTGATCGAATTCAACCAGGGTTGGGCACGCCACGCGGCCGCGCTGATCTATTTGTTGTCCCGCAAGGACTTCACACCGCCCGGAAAGACCAACGCGCAATTTTCACGCACGCATTCCTTTGACAGCGGCGCGGCCTGGGCCAATTTTGCCAACCAGGCGACCGCAGCAGGTTGGGCCGCACACGCCATGAGTGGATTTGACGCGGACAAGGCACGCGACGAACTCAAGGTGCCAAAGACCTTTGCTGTCGAGATCGCGATCGCCGTTGGGCGCAAGGGCGACAGTGCGCACCTGTCACCGACTCTCGCGCAGCGCGAACAGCCGAGCGCGCGTTCTTCTATCGAGGACTTTGTAGCCGGCGGCTTGTTCCCCGATCGATTCAAGCGCTGACGGATGATCGGCACCGCTTGTTAAAGGCCGCTCAGAGCGCCCGACCTAACGACCGCGCTCAACTTGCCATCAAGTGGGACCTGTATTTTGCGGAACGCGATATCCGGGAATCAACCCCTCCGGGACAACGTCGGAGCTATTGCACCTGATAAACATAGCCATTCGGCGCTCGCCGCGAAGAGACGACGGACGACGGCTCTGATCTGGCAGCGGCCCCTCCTTATCTATCTATCGGAAGCGAGATTCCCTCGCGGTCGACGATAGAACCACCGGCCAGCTTCACTTGAATGCCGCAAGCATCTTGCTCGCCCCGCAAATGAATGCAAGCGTTCGATCCTCGCAATGGCCGAGAGCTTGCGATCCCAACTGCCTATCCTGTCACACCAGGTTTAGTGCGACGACTGCGGCACTTCTGCACGGATGTTGCCTACACCTGCCCTCGTGAACCGATTAGCCGGCCGCTTGAGACCCAAATTGTCTCTTAGTGTTTGTCCGGCATATCCGGATCTAAATTTGGCTCGTCGGCGCAACTCGGGCACGACGAGCTCAATGAAATCCTTCAGTCCGCCGGGGAAGGTTTCCGGTATGATGTTAAATCCATCAGCCGCCCGTTGATCGAATCTATCGACCATGACGTTTGCTATCTCGTCTGGCGTACCAACAACCAAGAGTTGGCCTTTGCTGTCAGATATATAGCGGATCAGTTGTCTCCAGGTGAATTTCTCGCGCGCAGCCATTTCGAGGAGCAGCTTCTGTCGGCTCTGAATGAAATTCGTCTGCGGTAACGTCTCGGGGACCAACGAGTCGAGGTCCATTGAACGCAGCTCGGTAACAAACCCCAACAACCGATCGGCTAGTCCGGTTAGAACGTCGATGTGCACATACGAATGCAACCTTTCGAGCTTCTCGGCGGCCTCCTGCTTGGTTCTCCCGACGACCGGTACGATGCCGGGCATGACTTGCACCTGATTGTCCTCGCGTCCGAATGCACGGGCTTTCTCTTTGAGAGCTGCGTAATGTCTTTTGCCATCCTCCAAGTAGGGAGCGGCGCCGAATACGACCTCGCCGAACTCGGCGGCGAATGTTGTCCCGGTCTCGGATGCGCCAGCTTGAACGAACACGGGATAACCTTGCGGCGGCCTTGCAATATTGAGAGGACCGCGCACTGACAAGTGCTCTCCTCGATGGTTGAGCAAATGCAGCTTGCTGGTATCGACAAAAATACCACTTTGCTTGTCGCGAACGAAAGCGTCATCCTCCCACGTGTCCCAAAGACCCTTGACAACTTGTACGAATTCCTTGGCGCGAGCATAGCGCGTGTCATGATCCGGAAGCTGGCTCTCGCCGAAATTTTGCGCTTCGAACTTGTACCCCGAAGTAACGATGTTCCAGCCCGCGCGTCCCCGCGAGAGGTGGTCGAGTGAGGCGAACATGCGTGCTAGATGATAGGGCTGATTGTAGGTCGTTGTCGCTGTCCCGATCAGACCAATTTTGTCTGTCTTCATCGAGAGTGCCGACAGCAGCGTAATTGGCTCGAACGCATCGTTTCGGCTCGACCGCGCGATCGTGGCCTCATCTCGTTCCAGGACGCTTGGGCTATCGGCGAGGAATACGAAATGTAATGCTGCGCTTTCGGCAAGATTTGCCAGATGGGCATAATAGTCGATATCGACGCCACCATTTGCCGGCACGCTCGGATCGCGCCAAGCCCCTTCGTGAACTCCCGCCTGCGTGAGGAACACCCCAAGCTTCATTTCACCATTGCGTCCCATACCGTCCTCCTGCTGACATCCTTGCGGACCATGCTCAGCTGCGCGGTCCTGCAGACTTCGCCGGCGTCACCCTTGCTACAGCAACGGTTGCCGATTCTTTCTCCAATTCGGTCGACATCACAGTGGCGAACCACCGCGGAACAGCCCTCTTGATGATTTGAGAAATGGCGAGCGCATCACACCCGTTGCGCATGCCAGGCTGCAGAGCGGAATCTGAGGTTGACCGGCTGCCGCTTTCGGAAGGTCTCCCCGATCATTTCCAGTATGGAATTCCACAATTGCGAGGAGACCTGACTGGGGATATCATGTCTCCCACGCCAGTAATTGACATACCGCTCCTCGTTCATCGGTATTGCTTGGCTGGTCGCGAGAGAAATGCAGTTCCCGAGGCCAGGAAACTGGTTGAGGAGCGCCTCGTAGGTGCCCATCTGGCCGGTGAGGGTCGTCCGCGACCGTCGTAGAGCCGGAGCCATATCGCGTATAAGATTTTCGATTTCGAGTTGAAAGGGATCGGTCTCAAGATCAGCAAGGACGTGCGCTATTGTGAAGAAACCGCCCGGCCGCAGGATTCGCATGCTTTCACGAAGCGCATCCGCCGCATTCGTCAAATGGAATGACAGGCTGTAGCAAACCCAATCCAGCGACTCGTCGGCAAGAGTCGTGTTTTCTCCCGGTGCATTAATCCACGATATGGCAGGATATGTTGGGCTAAGCCTCTGTCCCACCGCAACCATTTGACTCTCGGGTTCGACCGCGTAGCCGGTAAGACCCATGTCAGCTAACGCATAGGCGATTGCCCCTGTACCTGCGCCGATATCACCAAACACCGGGCTCCCGGTTAGGTGTTTGACCTGGTCGACAAGGACCTGAAGCAGCCTCCGTGAGTAGGGTGGGAACGCCGGATAAAACTCTGCAATTTCGGAAAAGCTTCCAAAAGACGGTCTCTTAGCAGCCTGCATTTTCTGTCTCCACAGCCACTGATTATGAGAGTGAAATGGCTGCGGTCACCCGCATTGCCCAAATTGCCGCTTAGGCATTGCGCCATTGCTTCTGACCTGCAGATCCACTCATGCGAACAAGAACCTATCAGACCGTCATAGCCGACGGTCCCCTCGAGCTCGCTCCATTCCCCCGAGGGGACTCAGACCAGATCATCGATCCACCGATCTCGCCCGAGCCATTGCCCGAAACGTATTGCGCCGCCTCTCACCCACGAGTTGTCGCAGTAGATGTTTTGCGCTCTTGATGGAACCGTCCGACAGCAGCGTGATCGGGTTGCGCTCTTTGCTTCCTACTAGACAAGTGTGTGCGCGTGCCGCGTTCCGGCGCGTGTGAGTGACCGACGAGCAATAGCCAGCGAAATGCTGTAGGCCGGCACGCGTTACGAGCATTATCGTCGACACTATAGCCCCGATCCCTGGCGGGCTCAGGTTGCGGTCCCTGACATGAAGGCCGGCTCGAACAGGCGAGAGGCTGCGCTTCGCTTCGTCATTGCCCAGCATGCCAACTCTCGCTTGTCAGACTACGACCTCGACCGCGTTCAGTTGGCGAAGCGCTTACTTGTCGAGGCCAGCCACCCGGCTCAACATACGAGCGGACGGCCTCGATCATCGCGTGGGCACGCCCCCCCTGCACGTCAACGAGACGGTACATCACCTCGGCGACACCAAGGATACCAAGACAAAGCAATACAACATCTCTCCACACCATTAGCCAGCGCATCGGCTGCCGCCAGGCGGCCTCAACAGTTTGTAATCGATGCCGCATCCTGCACTTCTTTTTTGCAGTTGAACACTGAGCCAACCGGCGCTTTGTCGATGACCGGTCAGCCGGCACTCCTCACGCAGGAGGTGGCATGCTGCAGCACCCAGGCTCAACTACCAGCTTTGGCAGTTGACGGCCCAGATCTTCCCAGTCATGAGCTCTCTCTGAATGCTCGTAGGCCCTACGGCCCGGCGCTGCAGGTTAAAAGATGTTCGGCTACGAAATCCAAGCCCCATGCACGATCGGCCAATGGCGATCAGATTGATTACGATGACTTCGATTCCGGCCATTTCGGCAACCAGTTGTCATCAAGCTCGAACAGGCGAGATCCCTGACTGCGAACGGCATTAGCTGCAATCTTCCTCGTGCCCAGTGCTGTGTATGGGCCCGGCGACCACAACAGCTCAAGCGGACCGCAGCTGTCGCCATTCCTGTTTCTAGTCCTGGTGCTGTTCGCGACGCGTGGCACGAACAGGCGATTTGCCGGATCGCGCTGGAACGTACCCTCGCAATGGTCGCCTGAGCCATACCAACGTTGGCTGACAGGCGGTAACGCTGGTAGTTTGCCACTGAACTGCGGACATTAGCAGGGACGCTCAGGTGCCACATCGGACCATCGTCCACCCACTACTCTCATCGAAGGTGGTACGATTTTTGAATTGCTTTGCTTGGCTGTCATAGATGGCCATCAGCATCGCTTCGCAAAGATCCGCCCTATTGAGGGGAGTAAGACGAGCAAAATGTCACATCTACGACGCGCATTCGCGTTTCGTCGACATTCTTACTCCGTAGCACCATAAGCATCGCCAGGATGAGACGCCAGAACGGCACTCTGCCGTTGGTCACTCGTCCGACAATTAGGAACAATCGCAGCATGACTGCACTTGCCAAACCATTCACCGCCGATATTGTCGAAGCGCTTTCCTTCCCGACGTTTGTACAAGTCACGCACAATCTGATTGCCGCGAAATTCGATCTTATGAAGTTCACGCCGGCGAAATGTATACTTGACACCGCGTTGGCAAGCGGACGACTGCGACCTGGCGGACATGTGATTGAAAGCAGTTCTGGCACCTTTGCCTTGGCTCTGGCTATCCTGTGCTCCTTGTATGATCTTCGCCTCACCCTGGTAACTGGCCCGACCTCTGACGTTGTCCGCTGGCGGCTGGAGAATCTGGGCGCGGCTCTACATACAGTTCACGCCAGCAAGAACTGCGAAGGTGGCATTCAGCAGGCCCGCCTTGAGGTGCTGGCCAGGTTGCGTTCATCGCTTCCCAATACCTTCTGGCCACAACAGTACACAAATCAGCTGAACTCCTCCTCTTACAGACCGATCGCCGAGCGTGTACTGCTGACAAAGCCGAAAATTGATGTAATCGTCGGCACAGTGGGCAGCGGCGGATCCCTGTTTGGAATTGCATCGGTCTTGCAACGCGCGAATCCGGATTTGAAGGTCATCGCTGTCGA
This Bradyrhizobium sp. CCBAU 53421 DNA region includes the following protein-coding sequences:
- a CDS encoding nucleotidyl transferase AbiEii/AbiGii toxin family protein yields the protein MIDKREILDLAAQTSLTPHVIEKDYVLGWMLAGIYAHEELAEKWIFKGGTCLKKCFFETYRFSEDLDFTLRDEAHLDEAFLKRVFAEVGTWVYEETGIEIPADQQEFDIYRNPRGQISCQGKISYKGPVSPTRPLPRIKLDLTADERVVLPPETVEIFHPYSDAPEEGIEVLAYDYVEAFAEKFRALAERTRPRDLYDVVNLYRNTDARPEQHQFVAVLREKCLFKGIQLPKLSDIEPHRGDVEAGWSGMLNHQLPALLPITSFWDTLPEIFGWLHGRVTATVLPTMPPMGGATEEIIRQRIISLPAGLSGQAFIESIRFAAANRLLVNIDYRDQKGKRSTRAIEAYSLRRSRAGDVLLMAVRAEDGQPRSYRLDSILGVSQTQTTFSPRYPIELTPAGPQSIPPTSRPAGIVAPRTSTRRRSRTASGGPTYVFRCTVCGKLFERKAHDSELRPHKNRAGYQCYGSYGTYVRTKY
- a CDS encoding type IV toxin-antitoxin system AbiEi family antitoxin codes for the protein MKEHAQYRLPQGRAQLQRVLAASGDVIHIVDVEKALAISRVEAAKRLARWREQGWLSRVGTGAYIAASIDTLGAERVLDDGWVLVPALFAPAYVGGRTAAEHWDLTEQIFKDIVVVTGQVIRTKHQKRHGFDFSLKHVKAEKIFGTKPVWRHHTKVPVSDVHRTIVDILDDPAMGGGIQQVNDCLSTYFKRPDRSDQKLIEYADLLGNGAVFKRLGFLADRQDDGRGLAEQCRTRLTAGNAKLDPALECKRLISRWRLLIPLSWATGDVS
- a CDS encoding Crp/Fnr family transcriptional regulator, which codes for MTKHVPAFLEALDSTEQAALNERAGTPQILRQSAEMRPHTRSFLKNTILERISPQALADIKEFLEPVVLRERMVLQEPKGHLGHVYFIDSGLVSLRIVAAGSVLETAILGHRAAAGASLLVGGHLSTYQYVVLFLGTARRIRVEDLRRVMNERPEIREHLSRYSQALALHCAQTGLCGVRHGREKRLASWLCLASDAVGDHVLPVTHDYLSSVLGLRRAGVTETLIRFEAQGLIRKGRGVLEIDERKGLEQRACGCYKLISDAYACSETGSGTGN
- a CDS encoding nitroreductase family protein; this translates as MTTQDPALRIRVPEHPAERIFVERWSPRGFTQDSIPITILNTFFEAARWAPSAFNSQPWRFLYALRSQSEFQTFLAPLIEFNQGWARHAAALIYLLSRKDFTPPGKTNAQFSRTHSFDSGAAWANFANQATAAGWAAHAMSGFDADKARDELKVPKTFAVEIAIAVGRKGDSAHLSPTLAQREQPSARSSIEDFVAGGLFPDRFKR
- a CDS encoding LLM class flavin-dependent oxidoreductase, with the protein product MGRNGEMKLGVFLTQAGVHEGAWRDPSVPANGGVDIDYYAHLANLAESAALHFVFLADSPSVLERDEATIARSSRNDAFEPITLLSALSMKTDKIGLIGTATTTYNQPYHLARMFASLDHLSRGRAGWNIVTSGYKFEAQNFGESQLPDHDTRYARAKEFVQVVKGLWDTWEDDAFVRDKQSGIFVDTSKLHLLNHRGEHLSVRGPLNIARPPQGYPVFVQAGASETGTTFAAEFGEVVFGAAPYLEDGKRHYAALKEKARAFGREDNQVQVMPGIVPVVGRTKQEAAEKLERLHSYVHIDVLTGLADRLLGFVTELRSMDLDSLVPETLPQTNFIQSRQKLLLEMAAREKFTWRQLIRYISDSKGQLLVVGTPDEIANVMVDRFDQRAADGFNIIPETFPGGLKDFIELVVPELRRRAKFRSGYAGQTLRDNLGLKRPANRFTRAGVGNIRAEVPQSSH
- a CDS encoding class I SAM-dependent methyltransferase, which gives rise to MQAAKRPSFGSFSEIAEFYPAFPPYSRRLLQVLVDQVKHLTGSPVFGDIGAGTGAIAYALADMGLTGYAVEPESQMVAVGQRLSPTYPAISWINAPGENTTLADESLDWVCYSLSFHLTNAADALRESMRILRPGGFFTIAHVLADLETDPFQLEIENLIRDMAPALRRSRTTLTGQMGTYEALLNQFPGLGNCISLATSQAIPMNEERYVNYWRGRHDIPSQVSSQLWNSILEMIGETFRKRQPVNLRFRSAAWHAQRV
- a CDS encoding pyridoxal-phosphate dependent enzyme; its protein translation is MTALAKPFTADIVEALSFPTFVQVTHNLIAAKFDLMKFTPAKCILDTALASGRLRPGGHVIESSSGTFALALAILCSLYDLRLTLVTGPTSDVVRWRLENLGAALHTVHASKNCEGGIQQARLEVLARLRSSLPNTFWPQQYTNQLNSSSYRPIAERVLLTKPKIDVIVGTVGSGGSLFGIASVLQRANPDLKVIAVDHNRSVIFGAQAKRISKMCRDTFEQILAMGAGIPMGNVNFERCDEVHWIPVPKMVQKVHDFHRHTGILVGPSSGAALTVAEWFATQDPSHTVLTILPDHGVRYVETMFNPGWLNHWSDDLSRDWARPSEIASLQDVTEGWCRFMWGRRKYRDVVGADPAPRHAGYNP